The proteins below are encoded in one region of Carettochelys insculpta isolate YL-2023 chromosome 32, ASM3395843v1, whole genome shotgun sequence:
- the LOC142005095 gene encoding olfactory receptor 52B2-like yields MPANNQTYFAPVSFILTGIEGTEESNIWMAIPFCLMYIAALSGNSLLLFIIGTERSLHEPMYLFLSMLATADLLLSTTTVPKMLDLFWFRAGGISFAACLTQLFFIHFSFIAESAILVAMAFDRYVAICNPLRYSTVLTKAVIGKMGLAIVTRSFCVVFPVVLLAKRLKFCRTNLLPHTYCEQRGIARLACDNTTASTVLGIVMAMLVFLLDAALIAMSYVLILRAVFRLPSSNARLKALRTCSSHISVILMFYPPSLFSSFAYSLGHILPGYILNLLAHLHLLLPPMLNPIIYGVTTKAVLNRVIKVFYRCCGRSCLLS; encoded by the coding sequence ATGCCGGCCAACAATCAGACCTATTTTGCCCCTGTAAGCTTCATCCTGACCGGCATCGAAGGTACAGAGGAGTCGAACATCTGGATGGCCATCCCCTTCTGTCTGATGTACATTGCAGCACTTTCTGGCAACTCTCTCCTGCTATTCATCATCGGGACAGAacgaagcctccatgagcccatgtacctttTCCTCTCCATGCTGGCCACAGCTGATCTACTGCTATCGACCACCACAGTGCCCAAGATGCTGGATCTCTTCTGGTTCAGAGCAGGGGGAATTTCTTttgctgcctgcctcacccagttgTTTTTCATCCATTTCAGTTTCATTGCCGAGTCGGCCATCCTGGTGGCCATGGCATTTGACCGGTATGTTGCCATCTGCAACCCCCTGAGATACAGCACTGTGCTAACCAAGGCTGTGATTGGTAAGATGGGGCTGGCCATTGTCACAAGAAGTTTCTGTGTTGTTTTCCCTGTTGTCTTGCTGGCGAAGAGACTGAAGTTCTGTAGGACCAACCTCCTGCCACACACCTACTGTGAGCAGAGGGGCATCGCCCGGCTGGCCTGCGACAACACCACAGCCAGCACGGTGTTAGGCATCGTCATGGCTATGTTAGTATTTCTGTTGGATGCTGCACTCATTGCTATGTCTTATGTGCTGATCCTCAGGGCCGTCTTCCGGCTCCCATCCAGCAACGCCCGGCTCAAAGCTCtgcgcacctgcagctcccacatctCTGTCATACTGATGTTCTACCCACCCtcccttttctcctcttttgcaTACAGTTTAGGGCACATCCTCCCTGGTTATATTCTCAACCTCCTGGCCCATCTCcacctgctccttcctcccatgTTAAACCCCATTATTTATGGGGTGACAACAAAAGCGGTGCTGAATAGGGTGATCAAGGTGTTTTATCGATGCTGCGGCAGAAGCTGCCTGCTGAGCTAA
- the LOC142005114 gene encoding olfactory receptor 52B2-like, with the protein MPADNQTYFAPVSFILTGIEGTEESNIWMAIPFCLMYIAALSGNSLLLFIFGTEQSLHEPMYLFLSMLATADLLLSTTTVPKMLDLFWFRAGEISFAACLTQLFFIHFSFIAESAILVAMAFDRYVAICNPLRYSTVLTKAVIGKMGLATVTRSFCVVFPVVLLAKRLKFCRTNLLPHTYCEQKGIARLACDNTTANTVLGIVMAMLVFLLDAALIAMSYVLILRAVFRLPSSNARLKALRTCSSHISVILMFYPPSLFSSFAYSLGHILPGYILNLLAHLHLLLPPMLNPIIYRVTTKAVLNRVIKVFYRCCGRSCLLS; encoded by the coding sequence ATGCCAGCCGACAATCAGACCTATTTTGCCCCTGTAAGCTTCATCCTGACCGGCATCGAAGGTACGGAGGAGTCGAACATCTGGATGGCCATCCCCTTCTGTCTGATGTACATTGCAGCACTTTCTGGCAACTCTCTCCTGCTATTCATCTTCGGGACAGAAcaaagcctccatgagcccatgtatcTTTTCCTCTCCATGCTGGCCACAGCTGATCTACTGCTATCGACCACCACAGTGCCCAAGATGCTGGATCTCTTCTGGTTCAGAGCAGGGGAAATTTCTTttgctgcctgcctcacccagttgTTTTTCATCCATTTCAGTTTCATTGCCGAGTCGGCCATCCTGGTGGCCATGGCATTTGACCGGTATGTTGCCATCTGCAACCCCCTGAGATACAGCACTGTGCTAACCAAGGCTGTGATTGGTAAGATGGGGCTGGCCACTGTCACAAGAAGTTTCTGTGTTGTTTTCCCTGTTGTCTTGCTGGCGAAGAGACTGAAGTTCTGCAGGACCAACCTCCTGCCACACACCTACTGTGAGCAGAAGGGCATCGCCCGGCTGGCCTGCGACAACACCACAGCCAACACGGTGTTAGGCATCGTCATGGCTATGTTGGTATTTCTGTTGGATGCTGCGCTCATTGCTATGTCTTATGTGCTGATCCTCAGGGCCGTCTTCCGGCTCCCATCCAGCAACGCCCGGCTCAAAGCTCtgcgcacctgcagctcccacatctCTGTCATACTTATGTTCTACCCACCCtcccttttctcctcttttgcaTACAGTTTAGGGCACATCCTCCCTGGTTATATACTCAACCTCCTGGCCCATCTCCATCTGCTCCTTCCTCCCATGTTAAACCCCATCATTTATAGGGTGACAACAAAAGCGGTGCTGAATAGGGTGATCAAGGTGTTTTATCGATGCTGCGGCAGAAGCTGCCTGCTGAGCTAA